A stretch of the Lolium perenne isolate Kyuss_39 chromosome 3, Kyuss_2.0, whole genome shotgun sequence genome encodes the following:
- the LOC127342160 gene encoding zinc finger protein MAGPIE — protein MASEAMSNPFAPLTNQQQPSSHDHEHPPPPPAKKKRSLPGTPDPEAEVIALSPRTLMATNRFVCEICGKGFQRDQNLQLHRRGHNLPWKLKQRSGKEPRKRVYVCPEKTCVHNNPARALGDLTGIKKHFCRKHGEKKWKCDKCAKRYAVQSDWKAHSKTCGTREYRCDCGTLFSRRDSFITHRAFCDALAEETARITAANSGAAAAGQGYLFAGSAPAGMAVRPHSMMLPPPAASHLMKPAGGHMMGHAAGAVGDMLCEGAAARHGGLSLWGGENTLPSSMGMQHIGGLLASGGAGAPMPPQMYADLFAPTSAGAPQQFDMAQLSWMYGNSGGSGKLSSSNASELTTNSSREADSAPSVFSGQQHAKPAAPPADMSATALLQRAAQIGSVTSSNNATMPVMGAFEPAPKSAARDEERNKFFFGASQHNANVSGAMSELTAATGSMPYDLFSAARHAGLKDAVGREETRDFLGVGMQQALCSSSIHGWI, from the exons ATGGCGAGTGAAGCCATGTCCAACCCTTTCGCTCCCCTCACCAACCAGCAGCAACCGTCGTCGCATGACCATGAACACCCTCCCCCTCCTCCCGCCAAGAAGAAGCGCAGCCTCCCCGGCACACCAG ACCCTGAGGCGGAGGTGATCGCGCTGTCGCCGCGGACGCTGATGGCGACGAACCGGTTCGTGTGCGAGATCTGCGGCAAGGGTTTCCAGCGCGACCAGAACCTGCAGCTGCACCGCCGCGGCCACAACCTGCCATGGAAGCTCAAGCAGCGGAGCGGCAAGGAGCCCCGGAAGCGCGTGTACGTGTGCCCGGAGAAGACCTGCGTCCACAACAACCCGGCACGCGCGCTGGGGGACCTCACCGGGATCAAGAAGCACTTCTGCCGCAAGCACGGCGAGAAGAAGTGGAAGTGCGACAAGTGCGCCAAGCGCTACGCCGTGCAGTCCGACTGGAAGGCGCACTCCAAGACCTGCGGCACCAGGGAGTACCGATGCGACTGCGGCACGCTCTTCTCCAGGCGGGACAGCTTCATCACGCACCGCGCCTTCTGCGACGCGCTCGCCGAGGAGACGGCGAGGATCACCGCCGCTAACTCgggcgcggcggcggccgggcAGGGATACCTGTTCGCCGGCTCGGCGCCGGCCGGGATGGCCGTCAGGCCGCACAGCATGATGctcccgccgccggccgcctcgcACCTGATGAAGCCTGCGGGAGGACACATGATGGGCCACGCGGCGGGCGCCGTCGGGGACATGCTGTGCGAAGGCGCCGCGGCCCGGCACGGAGGGCTCTCTCTGTGGGGCGGCGAAAATACGCTGCCGTCCTCCATGGGCATGCAACACATTGGTGGCCTACTGGCGTCCGGTGGTGCGGGCGCACCAATGCCGCCGCAGATGTACGCGGATCTCTTCGCGCCGACCTCCGCCGGCGCGCCGCAGCAGTTTGACATGGCGCAGCTGAGCTGGATGTACGGGAACAGCGGCGGAAGCGGCAAGCTCTCGTCGTCAAACGCCAGCGAGCTGACGACCAACTCTTCCAGAGAGGCGGATAGCGCGCCGTCCGTGTTCAGCGGCCAGCAGCACGCCAAgcctgccgcgccgcctgccgACATGTCCGCGACGGCGCTGCTGCAAAGGGCGGCGCAGATCGGCTCCGTGACATCGTCCAACAACGCCACGATGCCGGTCATGGGGGCCTTTGAGCCGGCGCCCAAGTCAGCCGCGCGGGACGAGGAGCGCAACAAGTTCTTTTTCGGCGCGAGCCAGCACAATGCCAACGTCTCCGGCGCAATGAGCGAGCTCACGGCGGCCACCGGGAGCATGCCGTACGACCTTTTCTCGGCGGCACGCCATGCCGGCCTCAAGGACGCCGTCGGGAGGGAGGAAACTAGGGATTTCTTGGGCGTTGGCATGCAACAAGCACTCTGCTCATCATCCATACATGGGTGGATTTAA